The following are encoded in a window of Arthrobacter woluwensis genomic DNA:
- the rplQ gene encoding 50S ribosomal protein L17: MPTPSKGPRLGGGPAHERLMLANLAAQLFEHKRITTTVTKAKRLKPYAERLVTFAKRGDLASRRRVLGLISDKGIVHELFTDIAKQVENRPGGYTRITKIGNRKGDNAPMAVIELVLEPLSAKQAVVAEATQAAEKAAPAEEAAVEAPAEETTEVVEETVEAPAAEEATEEAAEEKDAK; this comes from the coding sequence ATGCCTACCCCCTCCAAGGGTCCGCGCCTGGGCGGTGGCCCGGCTCACGAGCGCCTGATGCTCGCGAACCTGGCCGCTCAGCTCTTCGAGCACAAGCGCATCACCACCACGGTCACCAAGGCCAAGCGCCTGAAGCCGTACGCCGAGCGTCTGGTCACCTTCGCCAAGCGTGGCGACCTCGCTTCCCGCCGCCGCGTGCTCGGCCTGATCAGCGACAAGGGCATCGTCCACGAGCTGTTCACCGACATCGCCAAGCAGGTGGAGAACCGTCCCGGCGGCTACACCCGTATCACCAAGATCGGCAACCGCAAGGGCGACAACGCTCCCATGGCCGTGATCGAGCTCGTGCTCGAGCCGCTCTCCGCCAAGCAGGCCGTCGTGGCCGAGGCCACCCAGGCTGCTGAGAAGGCCGCTCCGGCCGAGGAAGCCGCTGTGGAGGCTCCGGCCGAGGAGACCACTGAGGTCGTCGAGGAGACCGTCGAGGCTCCCGCCGCCGAAGAGGCCACCGAGGAAGCAGCTGAGGAGAAGGACGCCAAGTAA
- the truA gene encoding tRNA pseudouridine(38-40) synthase TruA, with amino-acid sequence MQFEEPVVTPTGDGGFLRVRMGLAYDGAPFRGWAVQPGLLTVQGVLEEALGMVLRRPVRLTVAGRTDAGVHSRGQVVHWDTTEQEWERVGRGNVDGAAQTLQRRLRGTLAKVLGDLNGAVVVHSVELAAEGFDARFSALWRRYSYRIADDARTWDPLGRSLVLWHKKPLDTEAMNRGAAQLLGLNDFRSYCKPREGATTVRELQRFDFERGADGIITAHIQADAFCHNMVRALIGATLTVGEGAEPPPWLWERLLEKKRDSRSVLAPAHPLVLEYVAYPEDDQLKARAEQTRAVRD; translated from the coding sequence ATGCAGTTCGAAGAACCCGTCGTCACCCCTACCGGTGACGGCGGGTTTCTTCGTGTCCGGATGGGGCTGGCGTATGACGGCGCCCCGTTCCGTGGATGGGCCGTGCAGCCAGGGCTGCTCACGGTCCAGGGCGTGCTGGAGGAAGCCCTCGGAATGGTCCTCCGCCGCCCCGTGCGCCTCACGGTCGCCGGGCGCACCGACGCGGGCGTCCACTCCCGCGGCCAGGTGGTCCACTGGGACACCACCGAGCAGGAGTGGGAGCGCGTGGGCCGCGGGAACGTGGACGGCGCCGCCCAGACGCTGCAGCGCAGGCTTCGCGGCACCCTGGCCAAGGTCCTCGGGGACTTGAACGGCGCCGTCGTCGTGCACAGCGTGGAGCTCGCGGCGGAGGGCTTCGACGCCCGCTTCAGCGCCCTGTGGCGCCGCTACAGCTACCGGATCGCCGACGACGCGCGGACCTGGGACCCGCTCGGCCGCTCGCTCGTGCTGTGGCACAAGAAGCCCCTGGACACCGAGGCGATGAATCGCGGCGCAGCACAGCTCCTCGGGCTGAACGACTTCCGGTCCTACTGCAAGCCCCGCGAAGGGGCCACCACGGTTCGCGAGCTCCAGCGGTTCGACTTCGAGCGGGGTGCGGACGGGATCATCACGGCGCACATCCAGGCCGACGCGTTCTGCCACAACATGGTGCGGGCGCTGATCGGCGCCACGCTGACCGTGGGGGAGGGCGCCGAGCCCCCTCCGTGGCTCTGGGAGCGGCTGCTGGAGAAGAAGCGCGACTCTCGATCGGTCCTGGCGCCGGCGCACCCGCTGGTGCTGGAGTACGTCGCCTACCCCGAGGATGACCAGCTCAAGGCCCGCGCCGAGCAGACCCGGGCCGTCCGGGACTGA
- a CDS encoding WXG100 family type VII secretion target, which yields MGGFLGADVEQLRALARTLERGAQDLSSRLRSLDALVAEPGPWQGPDLQRFQATWHSETTPEARHCIQSLLSAARALQQQAQEQEKASVAAGGSGATGAGGAPPSVDGSDRRSQGRGAEGERGREGGGQGDPGGHTDGPQPLPNGLGKPVPGTSVPRPEAPPWRSDPDSQGHGTSDAGWGDHAKKLVVETAAEAGGAGWPDASRNLLHYLGNSGEPLTQNVDQMLKDVPQLRGQADADVTNLARSAVADAKGSGATGPVTYPVSTDWKGYYITKDQSANWFYATGGIQYSTQGQVTVYPPEQPGGEWRYVTDTAVSYRDRYNWDGTKATDIGPFHVTDAEMGHLNEVGLAQNFNMVGRSGNRHGDGTVS from the coding sequence ATGGGTGGATTTCTCGGAGCCGACGTTGAACAACTACGCGCCCTCGCGCGCACGCTGGAGCGTGGAGCCCAAGACCTCAGCTCACGCCTTCGTTCACTCGATGCCCTGGTGGCGGAGCCCGGACCTTGGCAGGGTCCCGATCTGCAGCGTTTCCAGGCCACCTGGCACAGTGAGACCACCCCGGAGGCCCGCCACTGCATCCAGTCTTTGCTGAGCGCGGCCCGCGCCTTGCAGCAGCAGGCGCAAGAGCAGGAGAAGGCCAGCGTGGCAGCTGGCGGAAGCGGGGCGACAGGCGCCGGAGGGGCGCCGCCGTCCGTCGACGGCAGTGACCGTCGATCTCAAGGCCGAGGCGCCGAAGGCGAGCGGGGCCGGGAGGGCGGAGGTCAAGGGGACCCCGGTGGTCACACCGATGGACCTCAGCCGTTGCCCAACGGCCTCGGCAAGCCTGTTCCGGGCACCAGCGTCCCCCGGCCTGAGGCGCCACCCTGGCGTTCGGACCCGGATTCGCAAGGCCACGGAACCTCGGACGCAGGTTGGGGAGACCACGCGAAGAAGCTCGTGGTGGAAACTGCGGCGGAAGCAGGCGGAGCCGGCTGGCCGGACGCGTCGAGGAATCTGCTGCACTACCTCGGCAATTCCGGGGAGCCCTTGACTCAGAACGTGGACCAGATGCTCAAGGACGTTCCACAGCTCAGAGGACAGGCTGACGCGGACGTCACCAACCTGGCGCGCAGTGCGGTGGCCGATGCCAAGGGTTCCGGAGCCACCGGTCCAGTGACTTATCCCGTCAGCACGGACTGGAAGGGCTATTACATCACCAAGGACCAGAGTGCCAACTGGTTCTATGCGACCGGCGGTATCCAGTACAGCACCCAGGGACAGGTGACGGTGTACCCTCCCGAGCAGCCCGGCGGCGAATGGCGCTACGTGACGGACACGGCCGTCAGCTACCGTGATCGGTACAACTGGGATGGGACCAAAGCCACGGACATCGGACCGTTTCACGTCACCGATGCGGAGATGGGGCATCTCAACGAGGTGGGGCTGGCGCAGAATTTCAACATGGTGGGGCGTTCCGGGAATCGCCACGGGGACGGAACGGTGTCATGA
- the rplM gene encoding 50S ribosomal protein L13 encodes MRTYTPKPGDVDRQWHVIDATDVVLGRLASHTANLLRGKHKPTFAAHMDMGDFVIIINAEKVALTGAKLEQKRAYRHSGYPGGLKSVNYAELLEKNPVLAVQKAVKGMLPKNSLAAAQLTKLKVYRGAEHPHAAQQPQTFEITQVAQ; translated from the coding sequence GTGCGTACGTACACCCCGAAGCCCGGCGATGTTGATCGCCAGTGGCACGTCATTGACGCAACCGACGTCGTCCTGGGCCGTCTTGCCAGCCACACCGCCAATCTCCTGCGCGGCAAGCACAAGCCGACCTTCGCCGCTCACATGGACATGGGCGACTTCGTCATCATCATCAACGCCGAGAAGGTGGCCCTGACCGGCGCCAAGCTCGAGCAGAAGCGCGCTTACCGCCACTCCGGTTACCCGGGCGGCCTCAAGAGCGTCAACTACGCCGAACTGCTGGAGAAGAACCCGGTTCTGGCCGTGCAGAAGGCCGTCAAGGGCATGCTGCCGAAGAACTCCCTGGCTGCCGCTCAGCTGACCAAGCTGAAGGTGTACCGCGGTGCTGAGCACCCGCACGCCGCTCAGCAGCCCCAGACTTTCGAAATCACCCAGGTCGCCCAGTAG
- the rpsI gene encoding 30S ribosomal protein S9 codes for MAQNEELTTEAVEAEEIPTSYTSESAPAQASEQKERPALTVPGSGVGRRKEAIARVRVVPGSGKWTINGRELENYFPNKLHQQEVNEPFRILELEGAYDVIARIHGGGPSGQAGALRLGIARSLNEIDVENNRPTLKKAGFLTRDARVIERKKAGLKKARKAQQYSKR; via the coding sequence GTGGCTCAGAACGAAGAACTGACCACCGAGGCCGTCGAGGCCGAGGAAATCCCCACCAGCTACACCTCGGAGAGCGCCCCGGCGCAGGCTTCCGAGCAGAAGGAGCGCCCGGCCCTGACGGTGCCCGGCTCCGGTGTCGGCCGCCGTAAGGAAGCCATCGCCCGCGTGCGCGTCGTTCCGGGTTCCGGCAAGTGGACCATCAACGGCCGCGAGCTGGAGAACTACTTCCCGAACAAGCTGCACCAGCAGGAAGTCAACGAGCCGTTCCGCATCCTCGAGCTCGAGGGCGCTTACGACGTCATCGCCCGCATCCACGGTGGTGGCCCCTCCGGCCAGGCCGGTGCGCTGCGCCTCGGCATCGCTCGTTCCCTGAACGAGATCGACGTCGAGAACAACCGCCCGACCCTCAAGAAGGCCGGCTTCCTGACTCGTGACGCCCGCGTCATCGAGCGTAAGAAGGCCGGTCTCAAGAAGGCCCGTAAGGCACAGCAGTACTCCAAGCGCTGA
- the glmM gene encoding phosphoglucosamine mutase, with product MSRLFGTDGVRGLANGLLTAELSMQLAQAAAVVLGHNHSNGSRPRAVVARDPRASGEFISAAVEAGLASSGVDVYDAGVLPTPAAAFLVADLEADFGVMISASHNPAPDNGIKFFARGGHKLPDEIEDAIETQMELGFERPQAAGVGRIRRFSDAEDRYILHLLRSIAPQRLEGLKIVLDCANGAASGCSPELFKDAGADIVVIGADPDGLNINDGVGSTHLGPLKAAVLEHGADLGIAHDGDADRCLAVDHEGQEVDGDQIMAILALSLKEAGQLSQDTLVATVMSNLGLKIALRDAGITIKETAVGDRYVLEGMREGGFNLGGEQSGHVIFADYATTGDGLLTGLQLAAQVARTGRSLKDLAGAMNKLPQLMINVKGVDKARATQDPHVAAAVARAEQELGETGRVLLRPSGTEPVVRVMVEAADMETATRVCEDLAAIVKEHLALEPTS from the coding sequence ATGTCTAGATTATTTGGAACCGACGGCGTCCGAGGCCTTGCGAACGGACTGCTGACCGCTGAACTGTCCATGCAGCTGGCCCAGGCCGCGGCCGTGGTGCTGGGTCATAACCACAGCAACGGCAGCCGGCCACGAGCCGTCGTCGCGCGTGATCCGAGGGCCAGCGGCGAGTTCATCTCCGCCGCCGTCGAAGCAGGCCTCGCCAGCTCCGGTGTGGACGTCTACGACGCCGGTGTGCTGCCCACCCCGGCCGCAGCCTTCCTGGTGGCGGATCTGGAAGCCGACTTCGGCGTCATGATCTCCGCCTCTCACAACCCGGCGCCGGACAATGGCATCAAGTTCTTCGCCCGCGGCGGCCACAAGCTCCCGGATGAGATCGAAGACGCGATCGAGACCCAGATGGAGCTCGGCTTCGAACGTCCCCAGGCGGCCGGTGTGGGACGAATCCGGCGCTTCTCCGACGCCGAGGACCGCTACATCCTCCACCTGCTGCGGTCCATCGCCCCGCAGCGCCTGGAAGGCCTCAAGATCGTGCTCGACTGCGCGAACGGGGCCGCCAGCGGTTGTTCCCCCGAACTCTTCAAGGATGCCGGCGCGGACATCGTGGTCATCGGTGCCGACCCGGACGGCCTGAACATCAACGACGGCGTGGGCTCCACCCACCTCGGTCCGCTCAAGGCCGCCGTGCTGGAACACGGCGCCGACCTGGGCATCGCTCACGACGGCGACGCGGACCGCTGCCTCGCGGTCGACCATGAGGGCCAGGAAGTGGACGGTGACCAGATCATGGCGATCCTGGCGCTCTCCCTCAAGGAAGCCGGTCAGCTCAGCCAGGACACTCTGGTGGCCACCGTGATGAGCAACCTCGGGCTCAAGATCGCCTTGCGCGACGCCGGGATCACCATCAAGGAGACGGCGGTGGGCGACCGCTACGTCCTGGAAGGCATGCGCGAGGGCGGCTTCAACCTCGGCGGCGAGCAGTCCGGTCACGTGATCTTCGCGGACTACGCCACCACCGGTGACGGCCTTCTGACAGGTCTTCAGCTGGCCGCTCAGGTGGCCCGCACGGGTCGCAGTCTCAAGGACCTCGCCGGCGCCATGAACAAGCTCCCGCAGCTCATGATCAACGTCAAGGGCGTCGACAAGGCCCGCGCCACTCAGGATCCGCATGTGGCCGCCGCCGTGGCGCGCGCGGAACAGGAACTCGGGGAGACCGGTCGCGTCCTCCTCCGCCCTTCCGGCACCGAACCCGTGGTCCGGGTCATGGTGGAGGCTGCGGACATGGAGACCGCCACTCGCGTGTGCGAGGACCTCGCGGCGATCGTCAAGGAGCACCTGGCGCTCGAGCCGACCTCCTGA
- the mscL gene encoding large conductance mechanosensitive channel protein MscL: protein MLKGFKEFIMKGNVVDLAVAVVMGAAFGAVVDSIVKGLLTPLIARLFNAKDLAGMTWEGFAYGSVIAAIINFVLIAAAIYFVVVMPMNHMIARRNAKLGIKEEEEAVDPQIALLTEIRDSLKNR, encoded by the coding sequence ATGCTCAAGGGTTTCAAAGAATTCATCATGAAGGGCAACGTCGTCGATCTGGCCGTTGCCGTCGTTATGGGCGCCGCCTTCGGTGCGGTCGTCGACTCCATCGTCAAGGGGCTGCTCACGCCGCTGATCGCCCGTCTGTTCAATGCCAAGGACCTCGCGGGCATGACCTGGGAGGGCTTCGCCTACGGCAGCGTCATCGCCGCCATCATCAACTTCGTCCTGATCGCCGCCGCCATCTACTTCGTCGTCGTCATGCCGATGAACCACATGATCGCCCGTCGCAATGCCAAGCTCGGCATCAAGGAGGAGGAAGAGGCGGTCGATCCGCAGATCGCCCTCCTCACCGAGATCCGCGACTCCCTCAAGAACCGCTGA
- a CDS encoding M15 family metallopeptidase has product MEPRRRDLLRAGLLGAGALGLAACSPTTPTQGSASASPAAAGGVSASGSRAPSPSASAVPTPKPTPAAPYLSLRGPRHSFDDPRSPWVVVNKHRPLKPVDFAPQDLRAPAVAATATGELALVNATTATAAEKMFAAASQDGVGLVLASGYRSYTTQVGLYQSYANARGTASADTASARPGYSEHQTGWAFDIGDSGGACAFVPCFASTPAAVWAAKRAHEFGFIVRYQMGLEGVTGYLAEPWHLRYIGPEAARDMQARGIKTLEQYFGLPSAPGYR; this is encoded by the coding sequence ATGGAACCACGACGGAGAGATCTTCTGCGGGCCGGCCTGCTCGGCGCCGGGGCACTCGGCCTCGCCGCTTGTTCGCCGACGACGCCGACCCAGGGTTCCGCCTCGGCCTCACCGGCCGCCGCGGGCGGCGTCTCCGCCTCCGGTTCTCGGGCGCCGTCGCCGTCCGCTTCCGCCGTGCCGACGCCGAAACCCACGCCGGCCGCCCCGTACCTGTCGCTCCGCGGACCGCGGCACTCGTTCGATGACCCCCGGAGCCCGTGGGTCGTGGTGAACAAGCACCGGCCGCTCAAACCCGTGGACTTCGCGCCGCAGGATCTGCGCGCCCCCGCGGTCGCGGCCACGGCCACGGGCGAACTGGCCCTCGTGAACGCGACCACCGCCACCGCGGCCGAGAAGATGTTCGCGGCCGCCTCTCAGGACGGCGTGGGTCTGGTCCTGGCGAGCGGCTACCGCTCGTACACCACCCAGGTGGGGCTGTACCAGTCGTACGCGAACGCCCGCGGCACCGCCAGCGCGGACACCGCGTCGGCGCGTCCCGGCTACTCGGAGCATCAGACCGGCTGGGCCTTCGACATCGGAGACAGCGGCGGCGCCTGCGCCTTCGTCCCGTGTTTCGCGTCCACCCCGGCTGCCGTCTGGGCCGCCAAGAGGGCCCACGAGTTCGGTTTCATCGTCCGGTACCAGATGGGTCTGGAGGGTGTGACGGGATACCTCGCCGAACCATGGCACCTGCGGTACATCGGTCCGGAAGCCGCCCGCGACATGCAGGCCCGCGGCATCAAGACCCTGGAGCAGTACTTCGGACTGCCGTCCGCGCCCGGCTACCGCTAG
- the coaA gene encoding type I pantothenate kinase, which produces MDNQGDGASPFVELDRQTWSRLAAQMEQPLNQEDLDRLRGLGDPLDMAEVRDVYLPLSRLLHLYVEAAGQLHSATTTFLGEQTQRTPFVIGVAGSVAVGKSTIARVLREMLRRWPGTPNVELITTDGFLYPLAELRRRQLLDRKGFPESYDRRALLRFVAAIKGGAEEVRAPWYSHVTYDIVPGREVVVRRPDVLIVEGLNVLAPAQIRQDGRLGLALSDFFDFSIYVDAKTQYIEEWYVDRFRKLRTTAFSQPDSYFHRYASLSDAEAEETARDIWKRINEPNLVHNVLPTRGRAQLVLTKDPDHSIRRMLLRKV; this is translated from the coding sequence ATGGACAACCAGGGCGACGGCGCGTCCCCCTTCGTGGAGCTGGACCGTCAGACCTGGTCGCGGTTGGCCGCTCAGATGGAGCAGCCCCTCAATCAGGAGGACCTGGACCGCCTGCGCGGCCTCGGCGACCCCCTGGACATGGCCGAGGTCCGGGACGTGTATCTTCCCTTGTCACGGCTCCTTCACCTCTATGTCGAGGCCGCGGGTCAGCTGCACTCCGCCACCACCACGTTCCTGGGGGAACAGACCCAGCGGACCCCTTTCGTGATCGGTGTCGCCGGCTCCGTGGCGGTGGGCAAATCCACCATCGCCCGCGTGCTCCGGGAGATGCTGCGGCGCTGGCCCGGCACGCCCAATGTCGAGTTGATCACCACGGACGGGTTCCTCTACCCCCTGGCCGAGCTCCGCCGTCGTCAGCTCCTGGACCGCAAGGGCTTCCCGGAGTCCTACGACCGCCGCGCCCTCCTGCGCTTCGTGGCGGCCATCAAGGGCGGCGCCGAGGAGGTGCGGGCGCCCTGGTACTCGCACGTCACGTACGACATCGTCCCGGGCCGCGAAGTGGTCGTCCGCCGGCCGGACGTGCTGATCGTGGAGGGTCTGAACGTCCTCGCGCCCGCACAGATCCGCCAGGACGGGCGTCTCGGCCTGGCCCTCTCCGACTTCTTCGATTTCTCCATTTATGTGGACGCGAAGACCCAGTACATCGAGGAGTGGTACGTGGACCGCTTCCGGAAGCTCCGCACCACGGCCTTCTCGCAGCCGGACTCCTATTTCCACCGCTACGCGTCCCTCAGTGACGCCGAGGCCGAGGAGACCGCACGGGACATCTGGAAGCGCATCAACGAACCCAACCTCGTCCACAATGTGCTGCCCACCCGGGGCCGGGCACAGCTCGTGCTGACCAAGGACCCGGATCACTCGATCCGGCGCATGCTGCTCAGGAAGGTCTGA
- the glmS gene encoding glutamine--fructose-6-phosphate transaminase (isomerizing), with protein sequence MCGIVGYTGRSAAAEEAERSALGVVLEGLRRLEYRGYDSAGVAVLEEGGVAARKKSGKLANLLSELEAHPLPESLTGIGHTRWATHGGPTDQNAHPHLADGGKLALIHNGIIENYSEIKQELLAQGVEFLSQTDTEVAAALLGQLYRKLSEGAMAGDSGTAILTEAMRQACQRFEGAFTLLAIHADAPEAVVAARRNSPLVVGLGDGENFLGSDVSGFIDYTRRAVELGQDQIVTITPDTVEITDFFGNPAEGREYHVDWDPASAEKDGYPSFMEKEIHDQPEAVANTLLGRSDSHGNLTLDEVRIDPELLKSVNKIIVLACGTSAYAGQVAKYAIEHWCRIPTEVELSHEFRYRDPIVDENTLIVSISQSGETMDTLMAVRYAREQGAKTVAICNTNGSTIPRESDAVLYTHAGPEIAVASTKAFLAQITAAYLLGLYLAQLRGNKFKGEIKDILSDLGKIPAKISAILEREEDIKSLGRDMAEAKSVLFLGRHVGFPVAMEGALKLKELAYIHAEGFAAGELKHGPIALIEEGQPVFVVVPSPRGRDSLHSKVVSNIQEVRARGARTIVIAEEGDTDVVDYAEHVFYVPETPPLLAPLLTTVPLQLFAAALAEAKGYDVDQPRNLAKSVTVE encoded by the coding sequence ATGTGTGGAATTGTGGGATACACCGGCCGGTCCGCCGCTGCCGAGGAAGCGGAGCGCTCAGCCCTTGGCGTGGTTCTGGAAGGCCTCCGTCGTCTTGAATACCGTGGATACGACTCCGCGGGTGTCGCAGTGCTCGAAGAAGGCGGTGTCGCAGCCCGGAAGAAGTCCGGCAAGCTGGCCAACCTCCTGAGCGAGCTGGAAGCGCACCCGCTGCCGGAATCCCTGACCGGGATCGGGCACACCCGGTGGGCGACCCACGGCGGCCCGACCGACCAGAACGCGCATCCGCACCTGGCCGACGGTGGCAAGCTGGCGCTCATCCACAACGGCATCATCGAGAACTACTCCGAGATCAAGCAGGAACTGCTCGCCCAGGGCGTCGAGTTCCTCTCTCAGACGGACACCGAGGTGGCCGCTGCGCTGCTCGGCCAGCTCTACCGCAAACTCTCGGAAGGCGCGATGGCCGGCGACTCCGGCACCGCCATCCTGACCGAGGCCATGCGCCAGGCCTGCCAGCGCTTCGAGGGCGCGTTCACCCTGCTGGCCATCCACGCCGACGCCCCCGAGGCCGTCGTCGCGGCCCGCCGCAACTCCCCGCTGGTCGTCGGCCTGGGCGACGGCGAGAACTTCCTCGGTTCCGACGTGTCCGGTTTCATCGACTACACGCGCCGCGCGGTCGAGCTGGGTCAGGACCAGATCGTCACGATCACCCCGGACACCGTGGAGATCACCGACTTCTTCGGGAACCCGGCCGAGGGCCGTGAGTATCACGTGGACTGGGACCCGGCATCCGCCGAGAAGGACGGCTACCCGTCCTTCATGGAGAAGGAGATCCACGACCAGCCTGAGGCCGTGGCCAACACCCTCCTGGGCCGTTCCGACTCCCACGGCAACCTGACGCTCGACGAGGTCCGCATCGACCCCGAGCTGCTCAAGTCCGTCAACAAGATCATCGTGCTGGCCTGCGGCACCTCCGCGTACGCCGGCCAGGTGGCCAAGTACGCGATCGAGCACTGGTGCCGCATCCCCACCGAGGTGGAGCTGAGCCACGAGTTCCGCTACCGCGATCCGATCGTGGACGAGAACACCCTGATCGTCTCCATCTCCCAGTCGGGCGAGACCATGGACACCCTCATGGCCGTCCGGTACGCCCGAGAGCAGGGCGCCAAGACCGTGGCGATCTGCAACACCAACGGCTCCACCATCCCGCGCGAATCCGACGCCGTGCTCTACACGCACGCCGGCCCGGAGATCGCCGTCGCCTCCACCAAGGCGTTCCTGGCGCAGATCACCGCCGCCTACCTGCTGGGCCTTTATCTGGCACAGCTGCGCGGTAACAAGTTCAAGGGCGAGATCAAGGACATCCTGTCCGACCTCGGCAAGATCCCGGCCAAGATCTCCGCGATCCTCGAGCGTGAAGAGGACATCAAGTCCCTGGGCCGCGACATGGCCGAGGCCAAGTCCGTCCTGTTCCTGGGCCGCCACGTGGGCTTCCCGGTCGCCATGGAGGGCGCGCTCAAGCTCAAGGAGCTCGCCTACATCCACGCCGAGGGCTTCGCCGCCGGCGAGCTCAAGCACGGCCCGATCGCGCTGATCGAGGAAGGCCAGCCGGTCTTCGTGGTGGTGCCGTCCCCGCGCGGCCGCGACTCGCTGCACTCCAAGGTGGTCTCCAACATCCAGGAAGTCCGCGCCCGCGGCGCCCGCACCATCGTGATCGCCGAGGAAGGCGACACGGACGTGGTGGACTACGCCGAGCACGTCTTCTACGTGCCGGAGACGCCGCCGCTGCTGGCTCCGCTCCTGACCACGGTGCCGCTGCAGCTCTTCGCCGCCGCTCTCGCCGAGGCGAAGGGCTACGACGTGGATCAGCCGCGTAACCTCGCCAAGAGCGTGACCGTAGAATAA
- a CDS encoding holo-ACP synthase, protein MIVGIGVDVVDIERFKRQLEGTPALRDRLFVPAERELNDRSLAARFAAKEAVAKVLGAPAGMNWQDCWIGLSSEGPSIQVKGTVKAVADSKGIKHWHLSMSHDGGIATAMVVAER, encoded by the coding sequence ATGATTGTTGGAATCGGCGTTGACGTGGTGGACATCGAGCGTTTCAAGCGGCAGCTGGAGGGCACTCCGGCGCTGCGGGACCGGCTCTTCGTCCCCGCCGAGCGCGAACTGAACGACCGCTCTCTGGCTGCGCGTTTCGCCGCCAAGGAGGCGGTGGCGAAGGTTCTGGGCGCTCCGGCGGGCATGAACTGGCAGGACTGCTGGATCGGTCTCTCCTCGGAAGGGCCCAGCATTCAGGTCAAGGGCACGGTCAAGGCCGTGGCCGATTCCAAGGGCATCAAGCACTGGCACCTGTCGATGAGCCATGACGGTGGGATCGCCACCGCCATGGTCGTGGCGGAACGCTAG